In Anopheles ziemanni chromosome X, idAnoZiCoDA_A2_x.2, whole genome shotgun sequence, the genomic window TGTGTAGCAATTTTACAACCCCAAAGTTTAACTGAATGATCTAAATATAACTGTGCCCAAATTGggtttggtttccttttcttgaTACAGGTGCGCCTAGAAGTATGCAAACGATTGTACATAATGTTTGAAAGGTCCGGTACCGGTTTCAAACGTTTCAAAACTACCAGAAAGTAAAATGACAATAACCCAGATTTAACACTTGAGCTCTTCTCCGATCAAATAAGAATTCTTCGTACTTACCGTACATTAAAATACCCTTTACTTCTGCCATAGCGAAAACCATATACATTGTTGATACTGTTTTGTTATATTTCTCGATTGCTGTAACGAATTCCGCAACGTAGCTCGAACTTGGTAAGCCTTCTGTTATTTACAAGGATAAAAAATAACGTAAAACATAGTTATGTTGGCTCTTAGAGCTAGTTTTGTGCTGAATATGTgtcacatgtgtgtgtgtgtgtgtgtgtgtgtgtgtgcacgcgcgcgcgtgtgtgttgtCTCTTTGCGTACTTGATACGATGCAGCTCTATGACCGCATTTGACTTAACGTTTTAGCAGCTAAGCTTTCACTTTTCTACgcattgtttaatttattgtttttctttcactatTTCTCATTCATTTCTAACTTCCTAAAGGTTTCCGAAAGTACAATTCGTAATGGTTTCTATTTACAGCTAACGGTTTGCGTGaccctccgtttttttttcttttatgccATCCTATCTATCCTAGTGTATTTTCATTGCGTAATTTTTTATAACTCACAGGTTTCCAACTGTTGCTCCTAGCAGCCCGGTTGCAATCTGTAAATCCTCGATCAATTTAAGCAGCTTTGCAAcacattaacaaaaaaaaagcgtttGCGATAACTACGCGATATAATAGCGATAAAAAACGAGACTTGCAGGCAGATTTGGCGTTGCTCCAATTGTaactctatctctctttctctctctttctttctctcgctctctcatATACACAATACCGGCCACACATTTTTACAGACGATCGATCACATACAGCCTCGGCAGGATTTTTGGGTGCTGGGCAGGATCATCCACCGGACCTGGATGAAAAGAGTTCGCATCTCCACGACCCTTTGGTAAACCCTCTCCTGTTCGAGACCGCTCGGCCAGATGGGGACGGACCCCCCTCCACTCTGCTCAAAGGAACTAGACGATCGCCGGCGACCGTGCGCTTGCAGGCCGGCACTAGCAGATGGCCGGCCAAGTGCACCCCAGCCACTTCACCGGACGCTCACCCcgttgatggtgatgatgttcCCGCGGCTGGTCGGTTCCGGCTCGTACACCTCCTCGTTCGTGCGCATCTCGTACGGCGCGTCGTAGAACTGTTCGCTCGGAATTTGGTCGTAGATGTTTTCGCCGCCCCGCAGgctgccgttgttgttgttgacgctgttgttgttgttgatgctacTGCTaaggtggttgttgttgttgctgctgccgtgCGTCAGCTGACTGGGTGGCGGCGGGTGCGGTCCGCCGGCCTGATGAAACGTGTTGAACGTGACCAGGCCACCGCGGTTGGTGAGATCGAAGTTATGGCGACCGTTCTCCAGGCTCGAGTAGGACATGACGGCCGCGTTCTGGTCCTCCTTGTGCTCGGCGGCCTGCACGTTTTCGGTGTTCTTCACCGGCCGCGCCTTGTTGCGGTGCAGAAACAGCACTCCGATCAGGATGAGCAGGATGACGATGATCGCTGCTCCGATGGCGATGCCCGTACCGAGGCTATTCGTTTCCTGTGCATCGTTCACGATCACTGCGGCAACAAATTGGAAAGGGAAACATTATCATCATGTGAAACAGCTCAGAGAATagtaaattacaaaaaaaaacactcctcTTATGTTTGCATAACAATATTAATATAAATATGACATTGTATCAGGTATCAAAACAATAACTAACTGGCAGAAAATGTGACGCTGTGAGAACAAGAGAGCGATCGGTCATCCACCGTGATATTATTTCGTTCTAGAGCAgggatcggcacacgttttccaaaaagggccagatgatttaagagaaaccgaaggcgcgggccggatactttaaacgatgctttaatgttttcaaacccttTCTAATGGAGAGAGGAACTTACTAAATagcaaagttacataaaaagtgggaaaagataaagtatttaaaatgttatcgaaaaacatataacaggaacacctcgttaaacaattttcatcttcGTTTTTggtaagaaaacaaacctggcaaatccgataaaaattggaattggtttttttgtatgaagcactaaaatattcttatgggccggataaaatcatttggcgggccggatttggcccgcgggccgcactttgccgacccctgttcTAGAGTAAGCGCAAAGGACTTTGTTTGAGAGCGGTGAATGTGTTGGAAAGATACAGTTCGCAGAATTTCTATATGGATGGAGCAAACTGAAACACGTCGAGTGTTCACTTAAATTCGGAAAAGAATCTTAAAACCTGAATGGGGTACTCTTTACCCTATCAAGGAATCGTTTagctaaatttattaaatgtaTTCCTTTTGAAAAACATGAAGACTATATGATGCAAAACCTGTATAAAAGATTTAAAGCTCTCATAAGAAGATCAGTAAAAATTTGGCCTTTGTTATAGAGACATTTAGGGCAAATAGTCAATGCCTGGAAGACCTCTGGGGTTTCCGCCTCTGTCTTACATGATAACCTTTCTAATACTGTCGAATTTATCTGAATATAATTTTCTCAAATCTAATATAAGAATTCGGCACGCACTCTATACAGCAAGGTGCACAGGAGTACACAAAAAGGAGATAGGCAGGTAGTTTGTTGTAAGCCAAGAGAATTTCGACGCCGAAATGGCGTGAATGGTTGCTGGAAAGCTTGTGGAAGATGATTGCTATACTCACATTCGCACCGTGGCTCCTCGCCGCTCCACTTGCCGTCGTCCATACACTTGCGCAGGTACGGGCCAATGCGGTTGTAGTGCGGTACGCAGTGGTACTCCGCGGAGCCACCGTAGACGGTCGATTCGTTTACCACGATCACCCGGCCGTTTTCGATATCCGCCGGTCGCCCACAGTCGATCACTGTTCGGAGAGATGGTAAAGAGTGTTAGATTGCTGATGCtggggagggagaggggagAGGAAGCTCAAACACATACACTTGCAGACGGGGTTCCGGCCGGACCATTGACCGTTCGGCAGACAGGTGCGCGTACCGTTGCCCACCATGTAGCGACCCTTGCTGCAGCTGAACTCCGCCAGCACGCCAACCTTGCGCGTGCCAGCGTTGACCAGCAGGGCGGCGTCAGCGAACGACAGCTCGTCGCAGGTGATCTCCACGCACTGGGGCTGCTCGTGGCCCCAAGTACCGTCCTCCAGGCAGATGCGGCGCGAGACGCCGTCGAGCTTGTAGTTACCGTCGCATTCGTACATCGCGGCTGCTCCGTAGTAGGTGGCGTTCGTTGCCAGCGTAACCTTGCCGTTCGCAATGCCGGCGGGTGTTTCGCAGTTGACATCTGTGTATGTGACATAGAGTATGTTAGACCAATGGAAAGGCGTTGCGGCTGTCGCTGTACTTACAGACACACTCCGGTATTTCGCCACTCCACTGGCCGTTTTCCTCGCAGGTGATGAGCGCCTCGCCGACGATCTTGTAGCCCCGCTCGCACCGATACTTCGCCAGCGCACCGACCTTGAACGTCTGGGCACCGCTGGCGGTCGCGTCGGAGGTCCGAATGAGCGTGCGTCCGTACATCCGATCGTTGCCGGTTACGCTGACGAAGCTGTGCGGGGTCAGCGTCGGCTCGGTGCACCGTATCTCTTCGCAACGCGGTGCCGTTTCGCTCCAGAGCCCTGTGTCGAGGCAGATGCGCCGGCTGACGCCCGATAACCGGTGCGAGTTGGCGCACGAGTACACCACCTCCGAGTCGAGGAAGGTCGTGTTCTGCAGGTAGCGATGGGAGCCGAAGGGGATCGGCGTCAGTGGCCCACAGTCGACGTACACGCAGTCCGGCGCGTCACCACTCCACTGGCCGGACTCGAGACAGGTGAGCGTGTCTTCGCCACGCAGGATGTGACCCGGATCGCAGTGGTACTGGATCGacgagtggatgttgtagtcGTACCCTATGACGTACGAGCCGGGCGGAACGTGCGGTGTTTCGCAGGTGATCACTGGTGAGCAAGAAAGTAGTATCAGTAGTGTTTTTGTCGAGGATACTTTTGTAGAGGAGACCAAATCAAACGATTTGGTGTTGAGGGTAGGAAATTCGGTTGGTTCAGTGATTATCTAACAGGTAGAACCCTAAGGACAATGTTCCAAACATCTGTCCCAGATTTGATTGGAAACGTACGTGGGATGGCACAAGATAATATTTTTGGCCTAACTTTGTTTTGTCATGTATATAAACGACATGAATTTAGTCTTCTGTTCCGGTGAGATGTatctttttgctgatgacacagtAATATTCATATCGCGAATGGACATGAAACAGGCAGAGTTCCTGTTGAATAAAGACTTGGTGCCTCGGGATGCTAGAACAGGCTACACACTatcaacaaagaaacaaatgtaCGAATCTCCCAGGTCAATTATCTGGGAGTCGCTCTGGACGCCGGGCTTACATTCAGTGCCCAGATTGCTGTTATCATCGCAAGGCGACAAAGAAGTGTGTGGTGGTGAGTAGACAGGACAGCAGCCTTAATGTTTTAGTCTCGGACATAGATTAAAAGGCCAAAAAAAGTACAAGGTGGTTGTGTTGAAGTCGGTATATGCCGTCTGATTCTGTACTGGGTGTCTTGCAATGGATATCGGTAAATATATGGTGTACCAGATACTGATATTCtaactcctgaggggcttgttaccggaagtaccttggagaaagagtagaTAGAGGTTCTGACGTTCTGAAATTCTCATGATCCTAGAACTTGGAACTTTTCAATAAGATTTGCTAGAAACCactgtacgcaaggaaaagagtgATGCCCGTTCTTGTCCGTGTAGGGTCACTCTGATACTACCATTTCCTGCTTTGCTTTGAAATGGTCCACAAATATCTTAAGATAACTCAGACATTCCCAAGCCtatgttggggtaagaggtggaaCTAATCATCATTAGTGACTCACATTCACAAGCTGGTGCATTGCCGGACCACTTGCCATCCTTCGTGCAGAACAGCTCCTGCGGTCCAACGAGCCAGTAGTCGTCGTCGCAGAAGTACCGCACCACCGAGCCGACGGTGGTGGAGTCGTTCAGCAGCAGTATGTTGCCCCGATCCGGGCGCGCCGGCATGCC contains:
- the LOC131291074 gene encoding sushi, von Willebrand factor type A, EGF and pentraxin domain-containing protein 1, whose amino-acid sequence is MRQWVRTVATHDAGRNRDHAALQATGQQQPSKQPATRQRRPHRGATLLLLAAAITINLTCTGVSSQVCGPPAIPANARVHTEKAEGASGGLKSARYDCDSGYELFGPETIRCDPVKGWDRELPFCGTNVAYRKPVNQSSATRSGPAGFANDGKPGNQNPDGQECSETQKEVSPWWRVDLLTPEAVRVVRLTTRGCCGHQPLQDLEIRVGNSSTDLQRNPLCAWYPGTVDEGTTKSFTCARPLIGQYVTVQLVGVESSLSLCEVEVFSNDEFSSDRCASPNLSVDTVLTTFAKTCYEFHITRGESFEKARAVCQSHGGDLIHDFRGITTDYIISELERRKTDLRTQLVWIGAQKEPGITSRTWKWVNGDTVIKPTWGKDQPNNYNGEQNCVVLDGGRSWLWNDVGCNLDYLNYICQHSPLACGSPDALVNTTVVGRNYSVGASITYRCPVGHSLIGTEVRTCQQNGVWSGGPPTCKYVDCGTLPDIEHGGIILSEQRTSFGVQASYTCHENYTLIGNENRTCEASGWSGTQPKCLVDWCPEPPPIQGGAIKVSGRRAGSTALYTCDYGFVLIGEPVLSCGLGGNWTGKIPVCRYVDCGMPARPDRGNILLLNDSTTVGSVVRYFCDDDYWLVGPQELFCTKDGKWSGNAPACELITCETPHVPPGSYVIGYDYNIHSSIQYHCDPGHILRGEDTLTCLESGQWSGDAPDCVYVDCGPLTPIPFGSHRYLQNTTFLDSEVVYSCANSHRLSGVSRRICLDTGLWSETAPRCEEIRCTEPTLTPHSFVSVTGNDRMYGRTLIRTSDATASGAQTFKVGALAKYRCERGYKIVGEALITCEENGQWSGEIPECVYVNCETPAGIANGKVTLATNATYYGAAAMYECDGNYKLDGVSRRICLEDGTWGHEQPQCVEITCDELSFADAALLVNAGTRKVGVLAEFSCSKGRYMVGNGTRTCLPNGQWSGRNPVCKLIDCGRPADIENGRVIVVNESTVYGGSAEYHCVPHYNRIGPYLRKCMDDGKWSGEEPRCELIVNDAQETNSLGTGIAIGAAIIVILLILIGVLFLHRNKARPVKNTENVQAAEHKEDQNAAVMSYSSLENGRHNFDLTNRGGLVTFNTFHQAGGPHPPPPSQLTHGSSNNNNHLSSSINNNNSVNNNNGSLRGGENIYDQIPSEQFYDAPYEMRTNEEVYEPEPTSRGNIITINGVSVR